DNA sequence from the Gemmatimonadales bacterium genome:
GAGGACGACGCCCCCGAGTCACCCTACGACACCTCGTGACCGTCGCTCTCCTCCCCGCGGAACTCGAAATGCGCCTCCGAGAGGACCCGATTAGAACGGTCGCGGACCTCCTCACCAATCCCGAGATGGCGGGCGACCAGACCGGCGAGATGAGCAGCCGAAGTCCACATGCGGACTGGAAGGTAGGGATAGATCTCTGCGGCGCCGGGCCTAAGTGCAGCTTCACGGAGAGCTTGCATCATCGCTCCTGACTCGGGACCGCTGGCATGTCGTGGGGGTCTGACTGTCGCCGGGTCTGCGCGATCCCGAGCTTCAAGATGTGGCCAGAATGAGCTATATTTGCTGTGACCCAGCCCACCGAGATCGGTACCAAGTGGGCGCCTCGCGGGGGACTTGCAACGGCGTCACTTCGCCCGTATTTCATGGATCGACATCCCAACTCGAGGTCACTGTGGCCGAGCGCCCCGTTTCCGACCGTCCAATCACGATTTTGGTGGCCGAGGACGAGGATATCCTGCGCCACCTCGCGATCCGGCTTCTGGGGGATGAGGGCTACCGCACTCTCGAGGCGCGAGACGGCGGGGAGGCCCTCCATCTGGCACACCTGGCGTGCTCCCATCTGAGTCTGGTGGTGGCCGACGTCGTCATGCCGGGGATGGACGGCTGGGAGCTCGGCCGCCGTCTCGCGATCGACTGTCCGGCAGTCCCCGTGCTCTACATGTCGGCCTATCCCCCCGAGGACATCTTCCATCGCGGCTCGCCGGGACGAACGTCGGTTCCGTTCCTAGAGAAGCCGTTCGAGCCGTCGGTGTTTCTCGCGACCGTGCGAGAGCTGCTCGAGCGGACGGCAGTGCATTCGAGCTGAGTCAGTTGCGTTGCCGTATGCACCGGCGGATCTCCTGCAGCAGCACGTCCGGCGGCACCGGTTTGGTGAGGATCCCACACGGCGCCACGATTCCGACGGTCGCGAGCTGGGGGATGCCGTACCCTGACATCAGAATGCAGGGCAGGTCGGGGTGAGAGGTGGCGAGCCGCTGCAGCAGTGTCACCCCGTCCAGGCGCGGCATGACGACGTCCGACACCATCACGTCGAGCAGCTCTGGCGCTGCCTGAACGAACTCCAAGGCTTCGAGCCCATCCTTCGCCTCGTGCACCAAGTAGCCGGCCGACCGAAGCAGACGCGCCGTGACCAGCCGCACGACGGGCTCATCGTCTACCACCATCACTTGGCGGACGGCAAACTCCTCAATGGCGGGCAGGGGCGCCGAGTCGCTGGGCCTGGCTGTCATTTGCGCGCTCCCGGTTCAGGTGGCAAATCCCAACCGTCGGACAGACGCCAACTTCGCCCCAGCACGTGGGGCGCTGCTAGCACTCACGTCGGTGCGGATCGGGTGATCTCGATCACAACCGTCTCGCCGCCCTTCTGCAACGGAAGTGATCCCATGCCGCTAACTCGCCGCGAGTTCGCCGTCTCTCTCACCGGGCTGGGGGGAGCCGCGGCCTTCGGCTCCGCCGGCACCCTGTTCCCCGGCGAACCGGGGTGCGACCTTCCCGCCCCGATTCGCCGCCTCAAGCCGATGACGGAGGGCATCAGACCGATCGGCGACGAGGAGCGGCGCGTCCGTATCGAGAAGGGGCAACGGCTCATGACGGAGCAGGGGGTCGGCGCCGTCCTGATCGAGCCGGGGACCACGATGGCCTACTTCACGGGAGTCCGCTGGTCGTCATCGGAACGCACCTTCGCGGTGCTGATCCCGGCCCGCGGCGAGCCGGGATGGATCTGTCCCGCATTCGAGGAGGCGCGAGCCCGGGAGCTGATCCGTTTCGGTACCGACGTGCGTACCTGGCAGGAGGACGAGAGTCCGTTCCGCCTCATCGCCGGCCTGCTGCGGGATCGCGGAGTCTTCGGCGGGCGGCTCGGGCTGGAGGAGGAGGTGCGGTTCTTCCTGCTGGACGGGCTTCGGAAGGAGGCCGCCGGCGCCGAGCTGGTGAGCGCGACACCGGTGACGGCCGGCTGCCGGATGTACAAGTCCTCCGCCGAGCTGGCGTTGATGCAGCGGGCGAGCGACATGACGATCGCCGCGTTCAAGGCCGCCTTCGCGACGCTGCGCGCGGGTATGACGCAGTACGATCTGCAGAACAACATGCTGGCGGCGCTGCGGCAGGTCGGCGGCGACGACCCCTGGGCGCTGGTGGGACTGGGGAAATCGTCGGCTTTCCCCCACGGCACGGTGCAGCCGCAGCGGCTCACCGAGGGGGACATCGTGCTGCTCGATGCCGGATGCGCGCTGCACGGCTATCAGTCCGACATCACCCGGACCACGGTCTTTGGCCGGCCGAGCGCGCGCCAGACGGAGATCTGGAACCTCGAGCGGCGGGCCCAGGATGCCGCCTTCGCCGCCGCCAGAGTCGGGGTTCCCTGCGAGGCGGTGGACGCGGCCGCGCGGAAGGTGATCACCGACGCTGGGTTCGGGCCGGACTACCGGGTTCCCGGACTGCCCCACCGCACCGGGCACGGCATCGGCATGGACGGTCACGAGTGGACCTACTTCGTGCGCGGCAACAGCACGCCGATCGCGCCGGGGATGTGCTTCAGCGATGAGCCGACGATCGCCATCTATGGCGAGTTCGGCATCCGGCTGGAGGACTGCCTCTACATCACGGAGCAGGGGCCGCGGTTCTTCTCGGAGCAGAGCGTAGCGATC
Encoded proteins:
- a CDS encoding response regulator — encoded protein: MAERPVSDRPITILVAEDEDILRHLAIRLLGDEGYRTLEARDGGEALHLAHLACSHLSLVVADVVMPGMDGWELGRRLAIDCPAVPVLYMSAYPPEDIFHRGSPGRTSVPFLEKPFEPSVFLATVRELLERTAVHSS
- a CDS encoding response regulator, coding for MTARPSDSAPLPAIEEFAVRQVMVVDDEPVVRLVTARLLRSAGYLVHEAKDGLEALEFVQAAPELLDVMVSDVVMPRLDGVTLLQRLATSHPDLPCILMSGYGIPQLATVGIVAPCGILTKPVPPDVLLQEIRRCIRQRN
- a CDS encoding Xaa-Pro peptidase family protein: MPLTRREFAVSLTGLGGAAAFGSAGTLFPGEPGCDLPAPIRRLKPMTEGIRPIGDEERRVRIEKGQRLMTEQGVGAVLIEPGTTMAYFTGVRWSSSERTFAVLIPARGEPGWICPAFEEARARELIRFGTDVRTWQEDESPFRLIAGLLRDRGVFGGRLGLEEEVRFFLLDGLRKEAAGAELVSATPVTAGCRMYKSSAELALMQRASDMTIAAFKAAFATLRAGMTQYDLQNNMLAALRQVGGDDPWALVGLGKSSAFPHGTVQPQRLTEGDIVLLDAGCALHGYQSDITRTTVFGRPSARQTEIWNLERRAQDAAFAAARVGVPCEAVDAAARKVITDAGFGPDYRVPGLPHRTGHGIGMDGHEWTYFVRGNSTPIAPGMCFSDEPTIAIYGEFGIRLEDCLYITEQGPRFFSEQSVAIDRPLG